The Leptolyngbya sp. FACHB-261 genomic sequence TGACTCAAAACTGCGCAGTGCAATTTTGGTAGTTCTTCCAGGCTTATTCGGCTGGGTTTTCTTGCTTTCTATCTCCGGTGGATATTCGGAACATTCATTTTTAGGTGCCGGCTTCTCTCTAGGAGTATTCCTGCACGTGAAGCAACAAGGCCTTTACCCCTTATTGCCAACTTCACGAATTAAAACTTTTGAGAACAGCGCTCAATAAAACGCGAGGCGATTAGCGATGATTCATAGACAGTTAAGAACCCCAGTTGTATTTTTGATTTTCAATCGGGCCGACACAACAGAGAAAGTATTCGAGGCTATCCGCCAAGCAGCACCGCCTATGCTCTTAGTGGTTGCTGATGGTCCTCGTCAAGATCGTTTAGGTGAAGCAGAAAGATGTGCTGTTACTCGTGCCATCATTGACCGCGTCGACTGGGATTGTAAAGTCTTAACTAACTACTCTGATATTAATCTGGGTTGCAGGAAACGTGTTTCTAGTGGATTGGCTTGGGCATTTGAAATCGTTGATGAGGCAATCATCCTTGAAGATGACTGCTTACCACATCCTACATTTTTTCAATTCTGCGATGAACTGCTTGAGCGCTATCGGTACGATCAGAGAGTAATGTCTATTGCTGGCACAAACTTTCACTTTGGCAATAGAAAAACCGAATACAGTTATTATCTGTCTCTCTACCATGATTGCTGGGGATGGGCAACATGGAAAAGGGCATGGCAATACTATGATGCTGATATGAAGCTTTGGCCAGAAATGCTACGGAGCAACTTCCTGATCAATAAGCTCCGTAGCTCACGAGCGGCTAAGTATTGGTTTGAGAAGTTTCAGCTAGCATATCAAAATCGTGTAGATAGTTGGTTTTATCGTTGGCTGCTCTCCTGTTGGCTGCAAAGTGGTCTTAGTGTTGTTCCTAGTGTAAATATGGTTTCTAACATCGGCTTTGGTTCAGAAGCGACTCACACCGTTGGTGGTGTAAGCCCTTTTGCAAATATGCAAACAGAAGCGATCAATTTTCCCCTAGAGCACCCATCCTTCATCTTACAGAATGTTGAAGCTGATAACTTTACTCAAAGCTCTAGATTTTACGCTGAGCGACCAGGTTTTTTAGCGCGTTTAAAAACGAAAGTAAAAAAGATATTTTAGAGTAGAAAACAAAGCGGTAGTAATATTGGGTTACAAGTATGCAAAAAGCATTAGAGAGGTTTGTTCTTGCTTGCAGAAATCCCTTGACTGAATACGTCCACTTTCTCATAAACTGGTGGCGTAATCACATCAAAGTCTCTGGCCTTTATCAGGGATATTTCACTTTTATTTCTAGCTCTAAAATTGCTGGCAGCGTGAGGATTTGCGATCATGCAAAGCTATTTAGATGCGAGATTGGAACTTTTACTTACATTGGAAACAATACACATATGTATGAGACTACTATTGGTAAATTTTGTTCTATAGGACCGAATTGCCAATTCGGTTTAGGGATGCATCCTT encodes the following:
- a CDS encoding glycosyltransferase family 2 protein yields the protein MIHRQLRTPVVFLIFNRADTTEKVFEAIRQAAPPMLLVVADGPRQDRLGEAERCAVTRAIIDRVDWDCKVLTNYSDINLGCRKRVSSGLAWAFEIVDEAIILEDDCLPHPTFFQFCDELLERYRYDQRVMSIAGTNFHFGNRKTEYSYYLSLYHDCWGWATWKRAWQYYDADMKLWPEMLRSNFLINKLRSSRAAKYWFEKFQLAYQNRVDSWFYRWLLSCWLQSGLSVVPSVNMVSNIGFGSEATHTVGGVSPFANMQTEAINFPLEHPSFILQNVEADNFTQSSRFYAERPGFLARLKTKVKKIF